In the Agrococcus sp. Marseille-Q4369 genome, one interval contains:
- a CDS encoding GuaB1 family IMP dehydrogenase-related protein, whose translation MRFIDDVPEHDLTYSDVFLVPSRSDVGSRMSVDLAPDDGTSATLPIVASNMNSVTGPRMAATLARRGGLAVLTQDPPLEQTVASIAWVKAQPIALESPHRAAPGDVVQEVLERVPALEGHAVAVEDADGTLLGAIPAERLGHALPDATLGDLLHSSLPELAPADVADGRSMFAALEREGVGVAPVVADGRLIGFASRLGALRADIYRPALDADGRLSVAAAVGINGDPGAKALALVEAGADVIVVDTAHGHQAGMLRALEAVRAAVGDELPIAAGNIVSSDGVRDLVAAGASILKVGVGPGAMCTTRMMTAVGRPQFSAVLDTSATAIELGARVWADGGVRYPRDVALALAAGASSVMIGSWFAGTIEAPGRLQRDAQGRLFKESWGMASTRAVVGRFGQLDAYELARKQLFAEGISTSTILLDPARPSVEDLVDMITAGVRSSFTYAGADSVPAFRERARVGVQSAAGYEEGKALPVSW comes from the coding sequence ATGCGCTTCATCGACGACGTCCCGGAGCACGACCTCACCTACTCCGACGTCTTCCTCGTCCCCAGCCGGAGCGACGTGGGGTCGCGCATGTCGGTCGACCTCGCCCCCGATGACGGCACGAGCGCGACGCTCCCGATCGTCGCGTCGAACATGAACTCCGTCACCGGCCCGCGCATGGCGGCGACGCTCGCGCGCCGCGGCGGGCTCGCCGTGCTCACCCAGGACCCGCCGCTCGAGCAGACCGTCGCGTCGATCGCGTGGGTCAAGGCGCAGCCGATCGCGCTCGAGTCGCCGCACCGCGCGGCGCCCGGCGACGTCGTGCAGGAGGTGCTCGAGCGCGTGCCCGCGCTCGAGGGCCACGCGGTCGCGGTCGAGGATGCAGACGGCACGCTGCTCGGCGCGATCCCGGCGGAGCGGCTCGGCCACGCGCTGCCCGACGCGACGCTCGGCGACCTGCTCCACTCGAGCCTGCCAGAGCTCGCTCCCGCCGACGTCGCCGACGGCCGCTCGATGTTCGCGGCGCTCGAGCGCGAAGGGGTCGGGGTCGCGCCCGTCGTCGCCGACGGCCGGCTCATCGGCTTCGCCTCGCGGCTCGGCGCGCTCCGCGCCGACATCTACCGGCCCGCGCTCGACGCCGACGGCCGGCTGAGCGTCGCCGCCGCGGTCGGCATCAACGGCGACCCGGGCGCGAAGGCGCTCGCGCTCGTCGAGGCGGGCGCCGACGTCATCGTCGTCGACACCGCGCACGGGCACCAGGCTGGCATGCTGCGCGCGCTCGAGGCGGTGCGTGCGGCGGTCGGCGACGAGCTCCCGATCGCGGCGGGCAACATCGTCTCCTCCGACGGCGTGCGCGACCTCGTCGCCGCGGGAGCCTCGATCCTCAAGGTCGGCGTCGGCCCGGGCGCGATGTGCACGACCCGAATGATGACCGCGGTCGGCCGCCCGCAGTTCTCGGCGGTGCTCGACACGTCGGCGACGGCGATCGAGCTCGGCGCGCGCGTGTGGGCCGACGGTGGCGTGCGCTACCCGCGCGACGTCGCCCTCGCGCTCGCGGCGGGCGCCTCGAGCGTCATGATCGGCTCGTGGTTCGCGGGCACGATCGAGGCCCCCGGTCGCCTGCAGCGCGACGCGCAGGGGCGGCTCTTCAAGGAGTCGTGGGGGATGGCGTCCACGCGCGCCGTCGTCGGCCGCTTCGGGCAGCTCGACGCCTACGAGCTCGCGCGCAAGCAGCTCTTCGCCGAGGGCATCTCGACCTCGACGATCCTGCTCGACCCGGCGCGGCCGAGCGTCGAGGACCTCGTCGACATGATCACGGCCGGCGTGCGCTCCTCGTTCACGTACGCGGGCGCCGATTCGGTGCCGGCCTTCCGCGAGCGCGCTCGGGTCGGCGTGCAGTCCGCGGCGGGCTACGAGGAGGGCAAGGCGCTGCCCGTCTCTTGGTGA
- a CDS encoding hemolysin family protein — MDALLIGIGVILTIGTGLFVASEFALVNLDRADLEARRDRGEKRLDGTIKALRQTSTHLSSAQLGITLTTLLTGYTMEPAISRQLSPMLVSWGLAEGVAGPLSSVIAMTGATILSMIIGELVPKNLALAKPLGTAIGVTPFQRAFTALFRPAVLGLNGSANGILRSIGLEPKEELSGARTAEELSTLVRRSAMEGALDAGAATLLSRTLRFAELTAGDVMTPRPRVQAIERSASVADLVQLAHQTGLSRFPVVDGDLDEVLGIAHVKQAISVPRERRADVPVAAIAEEPHRVPESVHLDALLGDLKERGYQMAIVVDEYGGTAGIVTLEDLVEEVVGEVSDEHDRMHVEVVRGPGWVTFPGSFRPDELLERARVAVPEEGPFETIGGFIMAELGTLPSVGDTVRVEGGTLRVDRVDGRRVDRVRFIEDEPASEPTREAAEGER, encoded by the coding sequence ATGGATGCGCTGCTCATCGGCATCGGCGTCATCCTCACGATCGGGACCGGCCTCTTCGTCGCGAGCGAGTTCGCGCTCGTCAACCTCGACCGAGCTGACCTCGAGGCTCGCCGCGACCGCGGCGAGAAGCGCCTCGACGGCACGATCAAGGCGCTCCGCCAGACCTCGACGCACCTCTCGAGCGCGCAGCTCGGCATCACGCTCACGACGCTCCTGACGGGCTACACGATGGAGCCCGCGATCTCGCGGCAGCTCTCGCCCATGCTCGTCTCGTGGGGGCTCGCCGAGGGCGTCGCCGGGCCGCTCTCGAGCGTCATCGCCATGACGGGCGCGACGATCCTCTCGATGATCATCGGCGAGCTCGTGCCCAAGAACCTCGCGCTCGCGAAGCCGCTCGGCACCGCGATCGGCGTCACGCCGTTCCAGCGCGCCTTCACGGCGCTGTTCCGGCCCGCGGTGCTCGGGCTCAACGGCTCCGCCAACGGCATCCTCCGCTCGATCGGGCTCGAGCCGAAGGAGGAGCTCTCCGGCGCCCGCACGGCAGAGGAGCTCTCGACGCTCGTGCGCCGCAGCGCCATGGAGGGCGCGCTCGACGCCGGCGCCGCGACGCTGCTCTCCCGCACGCTGCGCTTCGCCGAGCTCACGGCGGGGGACGTCATGACGCCCAGGCCGCGCGTGCAGGCGATCGAGCGCAGCGCATCCGTCGCCGACCTCGTGCAGCTCGCGCACCAGACGGGCCTCAGCCGCTTCCCGGTCGTCGACGGCGACCTCGACGAGGTGCTCGGCATCGCGCACGTCAAGCAGGCGATCTCGGTGCCGCGCGAGCGGCGCGCCGACGTGCCGGTCGCGGCAATCGCCGAGGAGCCGCACCGCGTGCCCGAGTCGGTGCACCTCGACGCGCTGCTCGGCGACCTCAAGGAGCGCGGCTACCAGATGGCGATCGTCGTCGACGAGTACGGCGGCACCGCCGGCATCGTGACGCTCGAGGACCTCGTGGAGGAGGTCGTCGGCGAGGTCTCCGACGAGCACGACCGGATGCACGTCGAGGTCGTGCGCGGTCCGGGCTGGGTGACCTTCCCCGGCTCCTTCCGGCCCGACGAGCTGCTCGAGCGCGCGCGCGTCGCCGTGCCCGAGGAGGGCCCGTTCGAGACGATCGGCGGCTTCATCATGGCCGAGCTCGGCACGCTGCCGAGCGTCGGCGACACCGTGCGCGTCGAGGGCGGCACGCTCCGCGTCGACCGCGTCGACGGGCGGCGCGTCGACCGCGTGCGCTTCATCGAGGACGAGCCGGCGAGCGAGCCGACTCGCGAGGCAGCGGAGGGGGAGCGATGA